A stretch of the Mesorhizobium huakuii genome encodes the following:
- a CDS encoding SRPBCC family protein: MFSTILIILVVIIAAVLVYAATRPNDFVTTRTATIKASPEAIFPLINDFSRWPTWSPYEKLDPDMKRTLSGAQSGKSAVYAWEGNGKAGKGRMEIVNSVPSSLVSLKLDFEKPFRANNSVDFTLTPSGENTAVSWAMRGSRPFIAKLMGLFMNFDTLIGRDFEVGLANLKRNTEA, from the coding sequence ATGTTCAGCACCATCCTCATCATCCTGGTCGTCATCATCGCCGCCGTCCTCGTCTATGCCGCAACCCGGCCCAATGACTTCGTCACCACCCGCACCGCCACCATCAAGGCTTCGCCGGAAGCGATCTTCCCGCTGATCAACGATTTCAGCCGCTGGCCGACATGGTCGCCTTATGAAAAACTCGACCCCGACATGAAGCGCACGCTCTCCGGCGCGCAAAGCGGCAAGAGCGCCGTCTATGCCTGGGAAGGCAATGGCAAGGCCGGCAAAGGGCGCATGGAGATCGTCAATTCGGTGCCGTCGTCGCTGGTTTCACTCAAGCTCGATTTCGAGAAGCCGTTCCGCGCCAACAACAGTGTCGACTTCACCTTGACGCCATCGGGCGAGAACACCGCCGTCAGTTGGGCGATGCGCGGCAGCCGGCCCTTCATCGCCAAGCTGATGGGCCTGTTCATGAATTTCGACACACTGATCGGCCGGGATTTCGAGGTCGGCCTCGCCAATCTGAAGCGCAACACCGAGGCATGA
- a CDS encoding YMGG-like glycine zipper-containing protein, whose translation MKKILTILVLATALGACSQTEKGAAVGGLGGAAIGAAVAGDPVQGAVVGGAVGAVAGALIGHASESGQCRYRDRHGRVYVDRCPSGY comes from the coding sequence ATGAAGAAAATCTTGACCATTCTGGTATTGGCGACGGCCCTGGGCGCATGCTCGCAAACAGAGAAAGGCGCTGCTGTGGGCGGCCTTGGTGGTGCCGCGATCGGCGCAGCCGTGGCCGGAGATCCGGTCCAGGGTGCAGTCGTCGGCGGTGCGGTTGGCGCCGTTGCGGGTGCCCTGATTGGGCACGCCAGCGAAAGCGGCCAATGCCGCTACCGAGACCGTCACGGCCGTGTCTATGTCGACCGCTGCCCGAGCGGCTACTGA
- the rpsP gene encoding 30S ribosomal protein S16, producing MALKIRLARAGSKKRPYYHVVVADARSPRDGRFIESLGSWNPLLPKDGERVKVDADRVKHWLSHGAQPTDRVLRFLDEAGLAKRDARSNPKKAEPGKKAQERAALLKKAQEDAAAAVAAAAAAPAEAEAATAE from the coding sequence ATGGCACTGAAGATCAGACTGGCCCGTGCGGGCTCGAAGAAGCGTCCTTACTACCACGTCGTCGTCGCCGACGCCCGTTCGCCGCGCGACGGCCGGTTCATCGAGTCGCTCGGCTCGTGGAACCCGCTGCTGCCGAAGGACGGCGAGCGCGTCAAGGTCGATGCCGACCGCGTCAAGCATTGGCTGTCGCATGGCGCCCAGCCGACCGACCGCGTGCTGCGCTTCCTCGATGAGGCCGGCCTTGCCAAGCGCGACGCCCGCTCCAACCCGAAGAAGGCCGAGCCGGGCAAGAAGGCGCAGGAACGCGCCGCTTTGCTGAAGAAGGCTCAGGAAGACGCCGCCGCCGCCGTGGCGGCCGCTGCCGCGGCTCCCGCCGAGGCGGAAGCCGCTACTGCCGAATAA
- a CDS encoding chorismate mutase, with the protein MNEEKDMADARTILAGYRASIDNIDAALIHMLAERFRCTKAVGVLKAEHGLPPADPAREQQQIARLRQLAKDAHLDPDFAEKFLNFVVREVIRHHEQIAAANGVMKTG; encoded by the coding sequence ATGAACGAAGAAAAAGACATGGCCGACGCACGCACCATCCTGGCCGGCTACCGCGCCTCGATCGACAACATCGATGCCGCCCTCATCCACATGCTGGCCGAGCGCTTCCGCTGTACCAAGGCGGTCGGCGTGCTGAAGGCCGAGCACGGCCTGCCGCCGGCCGACCCGGCGCGCGAGCAGCAGCAGATCGCCCGTCTTCGCCAGCTGGCCAAGGACGCGCATCTCGACCCCGATTTCGCGGAGAAATTCCTCAACTTCGTCGTCCGCGAAGTGATCCGCCACCACGAACAGATCGCCGCTGCCAACGGCGTGATGAAAACCGGCTGA
- the ffh gene encoding signal recognition particle protein, with protein MFESLQERLGSILNGLTGRGALSEADVSAALREVRRALLEADVALEVVRSFTDKVREKAVGAAVLKSIKPGQMVVKIVHDELVDMLGAEGVAIDLNAPAPVVIMMVGLQGSGKTTTSAKIAKRLSERQNKKVLMASLDTRRPAAQEQLRQLGEQVKVATLPIISGQNPVDIAKRAVQAAKLGGHDVVILDTAGRTHIDEPLMVEMADIKKVSSPHEILLVADSLTGQDAVNLAKSFDERVGITGLVLTRMDGDGRGGAALSMRAVTGKPIKLIGTGEKMDGLEEFHPKRIADRILGMGDIVSLVEKAAENIDAEQAAAMAKKMQSGKFDLNDLAQQLQQMSKMGGMGGIMGMMPGMGKMKDQMAAAGLDDKMFGRQLAIISSMTKAERANPDMLKHSRKKRIAAGSGTDAAEINKLLKMHRGMADMMKAMGGKGKGGGLMRGMMGGLASKMGLGGMMPGGLGGMGGGMPDLSKMDPKQLEALQKQAQAAGLGGMKGLPGGLPGGGGLPGLPGGMKLPGLPGLGGGGLPGLGKKK; from the coding sequence ATGTTTGAATCGCTGCAGGAGCGCCTTGGCTCCATCCTGAACGGCCTCACCGGCCGCGGCGCGCTGTCGGAGGCTGATGTCTCGGCGGCCCTGCGCGAGGTGCGCCGTGCGCTGCTCGAGGCCGACGTGGCGCTGGAAGTGGTGCGGTCCTTCACCGATAAGGTGCGCGAAAAGGCTGTCGGCGCCGCGGTGCTGAAGTCGATCAAGCCCGGCCAGATGGTCGTCAAGATCGTCCATGACGAACTGGTCGACATGCTGGGCGCCGAGGGCGTCGCCATCGACCTCAATGCGCCGGCGCCGGTCGTGATCATGATGGTCGGCCTGCAGGGCTCCGGCAAGACGACCACTTCGGCCAAGATCGCCAAGCGGCTGAGCGAGCGTCAGAACAAGAAGGTTCTGATGGCCTCGCTCGACACGCGGCGTCCCGCCGCGCAAGAGCAGTTGCGCCAGCTCGGCGAGCAGGTCAAGGTCGCGACGCTGCCGATCATATCAGGCCAGAACCCGGTCGACATCGCCAAGCGCGCCGTCCAGGCGGCCAAGCTCGGCGGCCATGACGTCGTCATCCTCGACACCGCCGGCCGCACCCATATCGACGAGCCGCTGATGGTCGAGATGGCCGACATCAAGAAGGTGTCGAGCCCGCACGAGATTCTGCTGGTCGCGGATTCGCTGACCGGCCAGGACGCCGTCAACCTGGCGAAAAGCTTCGACGAACGCGTCGGCATCACCGGCCTGGTGCTGACCCGCATGGACGGCGATGGCCGTGGCGGTGCGGCCCTTTCCATGCGTGCCGTCACCGGCAAGCCGATCAAGCTGATCGGCACCGGCGAAAAGATGGACGGGCTGGAGGAATTCCACCCCAAGCGCATTGCCGACCGCATCCTCGGCATGGGTGACATTGTCAGCCTGGTCGAGAAGGCCGCCGAAAACATCGACGCCGAGCAGGCGGCGGCGATGGCCAAGAAGATGCAGTCGGGCAAGTTCGACTTGAACGACCTCGCCCAGCAGCTTCAGCAGATGTCGAAAATGGGCGGCATGGGCGGCATCATGGGCATGATGCCCGGCATGGGCAAGATGAAGGACCAGATGGCCGCCGCCGGTCTCGACGACAAGATGTTCGGCCGCCAGCTCGCCATCATCTCCTCGATGACCAAGGCCGAGCGCGCCAACCCTGATATGCTCAAGCACTCGCGCAAGAAGCGCATCGCCGCCGGCTCCGGCACCGATGCCGCCGAGATCAACAAGCTGCTCAAGATGCATCGCGGCATGGCCGACATGATGAAGGCGATGGGCGGCAAGGGCAAAGGCGGCGGCCTGATGCGCGGCATGATGGGCGGCCTTGCCTCCAAGATGGGCCTCGGCGGCATGATGCCTGGCGGTCTTGGGGGGATGGGCGGCGGCATGCCCGATCTGTCGAAAATGGACCCCAAGCAGCTCGAAGCCTTGCAGAAGCAGGCGCAGGCCGCCGGCCTTGGCGGCATGAAGGGCCTGCCTGGCGGCCTTCCCGGCGGCGGTGGCCTGCCCGGCCTGCCGGGCGGCATGAAACTTCCAGGCCTTCCCGGCCTCGGCGGCGGCGGACTGCCAGGTCTCGGCAAGAAGAAGTGA
- a CDS encoding addiction module antidote protein, which translates to MAIETVPFDPAEHLGSAEGQAELLTDAFATGDPSYIANALGIIARARGMTAVAKEAGVTREALYKALRPDGDPRLSTLLGVTKALGVKITAEPAS; encoded by the coding sequence ATGGCAATCGAGACCGTCCCCTTTGATCCAGCCGAACATCTGGGCAGCGCCGAAGGACAGGCCGAACTGCTGACCGATGCCTTTGCGACCGGCGACCCCAGCTATATCGCCAACGCGCTTGGCATCATTGCCCGGGCGCGGGGTATGACGGCAGTTGCAAAGGAAGCGGGTGTCACGCGTGAAGCTCTCTACAAAGCACTGAGACCCGATGGCGACCCACGCCTTTCGACGCTGCTGGGGGTCACCAAAGCACTCGGGGTGAAGATCACAGCTGAGCCGGCGAGCTGA
- a CDS encoding DUF1236 domain-containing protein, with protein MKSLLFPAIAGMMTVMSGAAFADTAVSAVTDLNVRAGPGPQYPVIGVLAAGQSATLNGCIEHSKWCTIAEAGGQGWVYSDYVTADFSGSRVVLTQRPHGSAVAIVSPPEDIGSTSNDYTGAIIAGGPVEGDFPPPPAEVRTYVDTHRLDPVYLDGEVVTGATLPDTVDLREIPDYNYRYVYVNGQPALIDPQTRRIMYVVR; from the coding sequence ATGAAATCCCTATTGTTTCCCGCGATCGCCGGGATGATGACCGTGATGTCGGGTGCCGCATTTGCCGACACCGCCGTCTCAGCCGTCACCGATCTCAACGTGCGCGCCGGCCCCGGGCCGCAATATCCTGTCATCGGCGTGCTCGCCGCTGGCCAGTCGGCGACGCTCAATGGCTGCATCGAACACAGCAAATGGTGCACCATCGCCGAAGCCGGCGGCCAGGGCTGGGTCTATTCCGACTATGTGACGGCCGATTTCAGCGGCAGCCGGGTGGTGCTGACGCAGCGTCCGCACGGCTCCGCCGTCGCCATAGTCTCGCCACCGGAAGACATCGGCAGTACTTCGAACGACTATACCGGCGCGATCATTGCCGGCGGTCCGGTCGAGGGTGATTTTCCCCCGCCGCCGGCCGAAGTCCGCACCTATGTCGACACGCATCGCCTCGACCCCGTCTATCTCGACGGCGAGGTGGTGACCGGCGCGACCTTGCCCGACACGGTCGATCTGCGCGAAATTCCTGACTACAACTACCGCTATGTCTATGTGAACGGTCAGCCGGCGCTGATCGATCCGCAGACACGGCGCATCATGTACGTGGTGCGTTGA
- a CDS encoding zinc-binding metallopeptidase family protein, translating to MKLFDCPHCGHRLYFENAQCLNCSSLVLYDPEHARFALSGVDGIFQCTNADECACNWMAEPGHGFCRACGLNQLIPDLSVDGNRRRWIRVEAAKKRAIYSLLAFGLPVAPKQNSTDEVGLAFDFLADPIGGGPGGERILTGHDNGLITLNVAEADSAEREKRRIEMGENYRTLLGHFRHELGHYYWDRLIRDNPQRLDAFRALFGDDRADYEQALKAYYANGAAPDWQQNHISAYATSHPWEDWAETWAHHLHITDTLEMVHALNFPLGRLETVEANELPRGDTGGELQAAPSEPANAPEPFEKILARWLVLSEASNSINRCMGLPDLYPFVISDVTARKLAFVHELLTGLPKAARTNREWAQAF from the coding sequence ATGAAACTCTTCGACTGCCCGCATTGCGGCCACCGTCTCTACTTCGAGAACGCGCAGTGCCTGAATTGCTCAAGCCTCGTGCTTTACGATCCCGAACATGCCCGCTTTGCCCTGTCGGGTGTCGACGGCATCTTCCAGTGCACCAATGCCGATGAATGCGCCTGCAACTGGATGGCCGAACCGGGACATGGGTTTTGCCGTGCCTGCGGGCTGAACCAGTTGATCCCCGATCTCTCCGTCGACGGCAACCGCCGCCGCTGGATCCGGGTCGAGGCGGCGAAGAAGCGCGCCATCTATTCGCTGCTCGCCTTTGGCCTGCCGGTGGCGCCCAAGCAGAACTCGACGGACGAGGTGGGCCTCGCCTTCGACTTCCTCGCCGACCCGATCGGCGGCGGCCCTGGCGGCGAACGCATCCTCACCGGCCATGACAACGGCCTGATCACGCTCAATGTCGCCGAGGCCGATTCGGCCGAGCGCGAGAAGCGCCGCATCGAGATGGGGGAGAATTATCGAACGCTGCTCGGCCATTTCCGCCACGAACTCGGCCATTACTACTGGGACCGCCTGATCCGCGACAATCCGCAGAGGCTGGACGCTTTCCGCGCTTTGTTCGGCGACGACCGCGCCGATTACGAACAGGCGCTGAAGGCCTATTACGCCAATGGCGCCGCGCCCGACTGGCAGCAGAACCACATCTCGGCCTATGCCACCTCGCACCCCTGGGAGGACTGGGCCGAGACCTGGGCCCACCATCTGCACATCACCGACACGCTGGAGATGGTCCATGCGTTGAACTTTCCGCTCGGCCGGCTGGAGACGGTGGAAGCCAACGAGTTGCCCAGAGGCGACACCGGCGGCGAACTGCAGGCCGCCCCTTCGGAGCCCGCCAACGCACCCGAGCCGTTCGAAAAGATCCTTGCCCGCTGGCTGGTACTGTCGGAGGCCTCCAACTCGATCAACCGCTGCATGGGTCTGCCCGACCTCTATCCCTTCGTCATTTCGGACGTTACGGCGCGAAAACTGGCCTTCGTTCACGAGCTTTTGACCGGCCTGCCGAAAGCCGCGCGAACAAATCGTGAGTGGGCGCAGGCGTTTTAG
- a CDS encoding lytic murein transglycosylase, translating into MAFLAKGRILAAAVVAVLGLATGAQAAPSCGKTGAGFDAWKQDFAADAKSEGVGSKGLAALAGATYATRTISADRAIHKAFSGSVEDFMKRRGGAAIISKGRSLKKSNAALFSQIEANYGVSPGVLLAIWGMETGFGASMGNQNTVSAILTLAYDCRRPAYFHPHAIAALKLVDRGALTASSVGAMHGEVGHTQFLPGNVLKYAVGSGNLRDKATALASTANFLKGHGWRAGASASANMGAIAGWNSASVYQQAIARIADAIDGG; encoded by the coding sequence ATGGCATTTCTTGCCAAGGGTAGGATTTTAGCGGCAGCGGTGGTGGCTGTGCTTGGGCTGGCGACGGGTGCACAGGCGGCGCCCAGTTGCGGCAAGACCGGCGCCGGCTTCGATGCCTGGAAACAGGATTTTGCCGCGGACGCCAAGTCCGAAGGTGTCGGTTCGAAGGGGCTGGCCGCGCTGGCCGGCGCCACCTATGCAACCAGGACGATCTCGGCCGACCGCGCCATCCACAAGGCCTTCAGCGGCTCGGTGGAAGACTTCATGAAGCGTCGTGGCGGGGCGGCGATCATTTCCAAGGGCCGGTCGCTGAAGAAGTCGAACGCGGCGCTGTTCAGCCAGATCGAAGCCAATTACGGCGTGTCGCCGGGTGTGCTGCTTGCCATCTGGGGTATGGAGACCGGCTTCGGTGCCTCCATGGGCAACCAGAATACGGTCTCCGCCATTTTGACGCTTGCCTATGATTGCCGCCGCCCGGCCTACTTCCACCCGCACGCCATTGCGGCCCTGAAGCTGGTCGATCGCGGCGCATTGACCGCCTCGTCGGTCGGCGCCATGCATGGCGAGGTTGGCCATACGCAGTTCCTGCCTGGCAATGTCTTGAAATATGCAGTCGGCAGCGGAAACCTGCGCGACAAGGCGACAGCGCTGGCTTCCACCGCCAACTTCCTCAAGGGCCATGGCTGGCGGGCCGGCGCGAGCGCGAGCGCGAATATGGGCGCGATTGCCGGCTGGAATTCCGCAAGCGTCTATCAGCAGGCCATCGCCCGCATCGCCGACGCGATCGACGGCGGCTGA
- a CDS encoding argininosuccinate synthase yields MSKTKDVKKVVLAYSGGLDTSIILKWLQTELGAEVVTFTADLGQGGELEPARQKAEMMGIKDIRIVDVREEFVSDFVFPMFRANTVYEGTYLLGTSIARPLISKHLVEIAKETGADAIAHGATGKGNDQVRFELSAYALNPDIKVIAPWRDWSFKSRTDLINFAEQHQIPVAKDKRGEAPFSVDANLLHSSSEGKVLEDPWSEPPEFVHQRTVSPMDAPDKVTEIEIEFLKGDPVALNGKKLSPATMLAALNDLGRDNGIGRLDLVENRFVGMKSRGVYETPGGAILIVAHRAIESITLDRGAAHLKDEFMPRYAELIYNGFWFSPERLMLQAMIDKSQEDVEGTVRLKLYKGNVMVTGRKSKKTLYSDALVTFEDDRGAYDQKDAAGFIRLNALRLRTLAARNRKG; encoded by the coding sequence ATGTCCAAGACCAAAGACGTCAAGAAGGTCGTGCTCGCCTATTCCGGCGGCCTCGACACATCCATCATCCTGAAATGGCTGCAGACCGAGCTCGGCGCCGAAGTCGTCACCTTCACCGCCGATCTCGGCCAGGGCGGCGAATTGGAGCCGGCGCGCCAGAAAGCCGAGATGATGGGCATCAAGGACATCCGCATCGTCGATGTGCGCGAGGAATTCGTCTCCGACTTCGTCTTCCCGATGTTCCGCGCCAACACCGTCTATGAAGGCACCTATCTGCTGGGAACCTCGATCGCGCGGCCGCTGATCTCCAAGCACCTCGTCGAGATCGCCAAGGAGACCGGCGCCGATGCGATCGCGCATGGCGCCACCGGCAAGGGCAACGACCAGGTCCGTTTCGAGCTGTCGGCCTATGCGCTGAACCCGGACATCAAGGTCATCGCACCGTGGCGCGACTGGTCGTTCAAGTCGCGCACCGACCTGATCAACTTCGCCGAGCAGCACCAGATTCCAGTGGCCAAGGACAAGCGCGGCGAGGCGCCGTTCTCGGTCGACGCCAACCTGCTGCACTCATCTTCCGAGGGCAAGGTGCTGGAAGATCCGTGGAGCGAGCCGCCGGAATTCGTCCACCAGCGCACCGTCTCGCCGATGGATGCGCCGGACAAGGTCACCGAGATCGAGATCGAATTCCTGAAGGGCGATCCCGTCGCGCTCAACGGCAAGAAGCTGTCCCCGGCGACCATGCTGGCCGCGCTTAACGATCTCGGCCGCGACAATGGCATCGGCCGGCTCGACCTGGTCGAGAACCGCTTCGTCGGCATGAAGTCGCGCGGCGTCTACGAGACGCCCGGCGGCGCCATCCTGATCGTGGCCCACCGCGCCATCGAATCGATCACGCTCGACCGCGGTGCCGCGCACCTCAAGGACGAGTTCATGCCGCGCTACGCCGAGCTCATCTACAACGGCTTCTGGTTCTCGCCCGAGCGGCTGATGCTGCAAGCGATGATCGACAAGAGCCAGGAAGACGTCGAAGGCACGGTGCGGCTGAAGCTCTACAAGGGCAATGTCATGGTCACCGGCCGCAAGTCGAAGAAGACACTCTATTCCGACGCACTGGTCACCTTCGAGGACGACCGCGGCGCCTACGACCAGAAGGACGCCGCCGGCTTCATCCGCCTCAATGCGCTCAGGCTGCGCACGCTGGCCGCACGCAACCGCAAGGGCTGA
- a CDS encoding putative bifunctional diguanylate cyclase/phosphodiesterase: MRVISCIVTEHNLWLVLLAALMCVTGCWVTIGLLDRARKTVGVQMRGWLFLTAVAAGSSIWCTHFIAMLAYQPGAPITFDPALTMISLVIAMVGTGAGFGLALDKGRGLAPEWGGCAVGLAISAMHYTGMMAYHVAGIVEWDARYVVASVLIAMAFSAVAVGHAVRRPYRWSHYLGIGLLVLAIVGLHFTAMAAVAVTPLSFITTGTNPDILEAMAVAVAVVGLIVAATGFASYLIDERGRLESFERLQHLALNDALTGLANRVSFNDRLDHEIERAREGEETMTAVIVIDLDRFKEINDLRGHAAGDQALKIIARRLAKLTGDGEFVARLGGDEFAAIKRFKDQNDLLGLVSRLEKSLFEPLQIDDFETITGASIGVAVYPRDGADRERLVSNADLAMYRAKNDVTRAVCFYESAMDETARARRALATDLRQAIDRGELSLHYQVQTSVQTGATCGYEALLRWTHPVHGMVPPAEFIPIAEENGSILAIGEWVLRTACRQAASWDNGHKIAVNLSPVQFAHADLATLVHQILVETGLSPKRLELELTESTIVADKVRTLHVLRQIKALGVTIAIDDFGTGYSSLDTLRSFPFDKIKLDRSFMADVERSPQAKAIIRAVLTLGRSLDIPVLAEGVETHVQLTILQVEGCNEAQGYFLGRPKPIDQILLIGGPVPQDGPPAFEEPVRVLAAAG, translated from the coding sequence ATGCGCGTTATCTCATGCATCGTCACGGAGCATAATCTGTGGCTTGTCCTGCTGGCGGCGCTGATGTGCGTCACCGGCTGCTGGGTGACGATCGGTCTGTTGGACCGCGCCAGGAAAACCGTCGGTGTGCAGATGCGGGGATGGCTGTTCCTGACCGCGGTCGCCGCCGGTTCCTCGATCTGGTGTACGCATTTCATCGCCATGCTGGCCTATCAGCCCGGCGCGCCGATCACCTTCGATCCGGCGCTCACCATGATATCCCTGGTCATCGCCATGGTCGGAACCGGGGCGGGCTTCGGCCTTGCGCTCGACAAAGGCCGCGGCCTGGCGCCGGAATGGGGCGGCTGTGCCGTCGGCCTGGCGATTTCGGCCATGCACTATACCGGCATGATGGCCTATCACGTGGCCGGCATCGTCGAATGGGACGCCCGCTATGTCGTCGCTTCGGTGCTGATCGCGATGGCATTCTCGGCCGTGGCGGTCGGCCATGCGGTGCGCCGGCCTTACCGCTGGTCGCATTATCTCGGCATCGGGCTTCTGGTGCTGGCGATCGTCGGCCTGCATTTCACGGCGATGGCGGCGGTGGCGGTGACGCCGCTCTCCTTCATCACCACGGGCACCAATCCCGATATCCTCGAAGCCATGGCCGTCGCCGTCGCCGTGGTCGGCCTGATCGTCGCGGCCACCGGCTTCGCCAGCTATCTGATCGACGAGCGTGGCCGGCTCGAGAGCTTCGAGCGGCTGCAGCATCTTGCCCTCAACGACGCGCTCACCGGCCTTGCCAACCGGGTCTCCTTCAACGACCGCCTCGACCACGAGATCGAGCGGGCGCGCGAGGGTGAGGAGACGATGACCGCCGTCATCGTCATCGATCTCGACCGTTTCAAGGAAATCAACGACCTCAGGGGACATGCCGCCGGCGACCAGGCGCTCAAGATCATTGCCCGCAGGCTGGCGAAGCTGACCGGTGACGGCGAATTCGTCGCCCGGCTCGGCGGCGACGAGTTTGCTGCCATCAAGCGCTTCAAGGACCAGAACGACCTGCTCGGCCTGGTATCGCGGCTGGAAAAATCATTGTTCGAGCCCCTGCAGATCGACGATTTCGAGACCATCACCGGCGCCAGCATCGGCGTCGCCGTCTATCCGCGTGACGGGGCCGACCGGGAAAGGCTGGTCAGCAATGCGGATCTGGCTATGTACCGGGCCAAGAACGACGTGACGCGGGCCGTCTGCTTCTACGAATCGGCCATGGACGAGACTGCGCGGGCGCGCCGGGCGCTGGCCACCGATCTTCGCCAGGCGATCGACCGCGGCGAGCTCTCGCTGCACTATCAAGTGCAGACCTCGGTTCAGACCGGCGCCACCTGCGGCTACGAGGCGTTGCTGCGCTGGACCCATCCGGTGCACGGCATGGTTCCGCCCGCCGAATTCATTCCGATCGCCGAGGAGAACGGCTCCATCCTGGCGATCGGCGAATGGGTGCTGCGCACCGCATGCCGTCAGGCGGCCTCCTGGGACAATGGCCACAAGATCGCGGTCAATCTGTCGCCGGTGCAGTTCGCCCATGCCGATCTCGCCACGCTCGTCCATCAGATCCTGGTCGAAACCGGCCTGTCGCCGAAGCGTCTCGAGCTCGAGCTGACCGAATCGACGATCGTCGCCGACAAGGTGCGGACGCTGCACGTGCTGCGCCAGATCAAGGCGCTGGGCGTCACGATCGCGATCGACGATTTCGGCACCGGCTATTCCTCGCTCGACACGCTGCGCTCGTTCCCGTTCGACAAGATCAAGCTCGACCGCTCCTTCATGGCCGATGTCGAACGCAGCCCACAGGCCAAGGCGATCATCCGCGCCGTGCTGACATTGGGGCGCAGCCTCGACATTCCCGTGCTTGCCGAAGGCGTCGAGACCCACGTCCAGCTTACCATCCTGCAGGTCGAGGGCTGCAACGAGGCGCAAGGTTATTTCCTCGGCCGCCCCAAGCCGATCGATCAGATCCTGCTCATCGGGGGTCCTGTCCCTCAGGACGGCCCGCCCGCCTTCGAGGAACCTGTCAGGGTGCTGGCTGCCGCCGGCTGA
- a CDS encoding LysE family translocator, with amino-acid sequence MSFIPDTATLIQFAIATVILAITPGPDMTLFVSRTLSQGRATGFASMAGALCGTLIHTTLVVVGVSALIVASPMAFFVLKIFGAGYLVFLAWQAIAKGSAFSPEKKTGPQISLLRSWAAGLGVNLLNPKIILFFMTFLPQFVSAHDPHAPGKLFFLGAMFIVLSIPVTAPMVLAAEKFSAAMKASPRVTRVVDYLFAGVFSAFALKILTAQAK; translated from the coding sequence ATGTCCTTCATTCCCGACACCGCTACGTTGATCCAGTTCGCCATCGCCACGGTCATCCTGGCGATCACGCCCGGTCCCGACATGACCTTGTTCGTCTCGCGCACGCTGAGCCAGGGGCGTGCCACCGGCTTTGCCTCGATGGCCGGCGCGCTGTGCGGCACGCTGATCCACACCACGCTGGTGGTGGTCGGCGTCTCGGCGCTGATCGTCGCCTCGCCGATGGCCTTCTTCGTGCTGAAGATTTTTGGCGCCGGCTATCTCGTCTTCCTGGCCTGGCAGGCGATCGCCAAGGGCTCGGCGTTTTCGCCGGAAAAGAAGACAGGCCCGCAAATCTCGCTGCTGCGCAGCTGGGCGGCGGGGCTCGGCGTCAATTTGCTCAACCCGAAGATCATCCTGTTCTTCATGACCTTCCTGCCGCAGTTCGTCTCCGCGCATGATCCGCACGCGCCCGGAAAGCTGTTCTTCCTCGGCGCCATGTTCATCGTGCTGTCGATCCCGGTGACGGCGCCGATGGTGCTGGCGGCCGAAAAGTTTTCCGCTGCGATGAAGGCCAGCCCGCGCGTCACGCGGGTGGTCGACTATCTCTTCGCCGGCGTGTTCTCGGCCTTCGCGCTCAAGATCCTGACGGCCCAGGCGAAGTAG